The Nitrospira sp. sequence GGGCTTTTTCGAGGATGTGCAGGTTGAAACCGAATCGGTCGCCGAGGGAATGTCCGTGACGTTTGTCGTGCGGGAGAAGCCGTTCATCACCGAGATCGTCTTCGACGGCAATCAAAGCTTGACGGATGAAAAGCTGAAGGAAAAGACGACCATCAGGAATCAGACATTCCTCGACCAGCAACTGGTGAAGGAAAGTACCGAGAATATCCGCCAAGCCTACCAGCATGATGGGTATTACAACGCTCAAGTCACGCCGGTGATTGAGACGTTGGATGAGGATCGAAAACGCCTGATGTTCCATATCATCGAGGGGGAGAAAGCGAGAATCAAAACGGTGGTATTTGAAGGACTCCGCGCGGCGACCAAAAACGAGATGTTCGCGGTCATGTCGACGAGGGAGTGGATTCCTTGGTATGGATTCTTTACCAAGTGGAAGCTCCCTTCCGTTGTGTCCGATGCCGGTGTGCTCAAACGGGACGAGCTGACGAACGATGTGGAGCGGCTCAAGGAAGTGCTGTTGAACAAGGGGTACTTCAATGTCCGAGTCGGCCAGCCTGCGGTTGAGCTGAGCGAGGACAAGCAGTGGTTCATCATCACCTATCACATTTCCGAAGGGGAGCCGTTCACCATCGGTGAAATCGGGTTTCGAGGGCATACGGTCTTTGAAGAGCCGGAGCTTCGCGAAGGATTGCGGATGAAAGAGGGGGAGATCTTTCAACGAGCCAAAATCCGAGATGAGATCACCCGGTTGACGGATATGTATGGAAGCAAGGGGTACTCCTTTGCGGAAGTGATGCCCGGGGTGAATCCGAACAATGAAGAGCGGACGGTGGGTATCATTTTCAATATCAAAGAAGGCGAGATGATGCGCATACGTCAGATCAATATCTACGGGAATGACAAGACGCGGGACAATGTCATACGCCGGGAAATTCGAGTCGATGAACAGGACGTGATCGACACGGCCTCACTGAAACGAAGTTTCCAACGGTTGAACAACCTAAATTTCTTCGAAACGGTCGAAATCTTGCCGGCGCAAATCTCAGCCGACAAGGTTGATCTGAATGTGCGTGTGAAGGAAAAGCCAACCGGGATGTTCAGCCTCGGCGGAGGGTTCAGCACATTGGACCGGCTTGTGGCGATCGCCGATATTACCCAGGGTAACTTAGGAGGGTATGGTTACCTTGGACGTATTCGGGGGCAGCTTGGACAGCGAAGAAGCCTGGGTTCCATCACGTTCCGCAATCCTTACCTGAACGATTCATTGACCTCGTTGCAGCTGGACGGCTATAGCAGCTTTACGAACTACCTCTCGTATTTTGAGCAACGAACCGGAGGGAACATCACGCTCGGTCGCTGGCTATCGGAGTATGTCACCGGGAGCGTCAGCCTCTTTGCGGAGCAAATCAGGTTTAGTGATCCTCAGTTCGGGATCTGTCCGGATCTGGTTCCCATCGTCTGTCGCCAGTTGGGAACCCGGTCGTCAACGGGATTTCGGACGACCATGTTCAGAGACACCAGAGACTACTATATCGATCCTCGATCAGGCTGGCGGATTGGAGGAGGGTTTGATGTCGGCACTCCATATATGGGGGGGACCAACAATTTCATCAAGTATTACGTGGATGTGATCAAGGTCACCCCTCTTCCCTTTGATCTGAGAACGTCGTTGCGGGCACGGTATGGAGAGGTCAAAGCGATGGGGGGGACGGAAGTTCCGCTGAACGAGCGATTCTTCGTCGGCGGCATCAACACGATGCGAGGGTTTGCCTTCGGTCGGGCCGGTCCCACGGTTCCCACGACACATGCGCCGTTCGGCGCCGTCAGGCAATTGATTTTCAATGCCGAACTGATTTTTACGATTTCTACCGAGGCAAAGTTGAACGGCGTCATCTTTTTCGACTATGGGAAGGGTTTTGATGATGGTGAACCGTTGTCGATCGATTTAAGACCTGCCGCCGGTTTAGAGGGGCGCTGGATCTCTCCCTTTGGTCCGTTGCGTGTTGCCTATGGGATCAATCTTGATGCCCGTACCGGTGAGCGGTTCGGGGTTTTCGAGTTTACGATCGGGACATTGTTTTAGTCGGAGTTGTAACGTGGCTGGTTTGAACAGGAATTCGCGGTGGGGTCGGGTGCGGTGGATCGAATGGATATCGATATCGGCGGTCATTGCCATCCCATTGGTGTTCGGCGGATGCGTTGGATCTGGAGCCAAGGTCGACGGCAAGGTGGGTGTGATCAATTCGCAGCGCTTGCTCAACGAGACCAATGCAGGCAAACGTGCCAAAGACAATCTGGCCTCCTTTTCAAAAAATCGGCAGGCGTTGATGGAATTGGAGGAGCGAGAGTTGCGGCGGATGGAAGAGGACTTCATCAAGCAGTCCTCCATCCTCAGCCCGACGGCCAAACGGGATCGGGAAGAGCAATTTCGCCGGCGCATGCAGGAGTATCAGCAAAAGGCGGCGGAGTTGAATCGGGAGGTTCAGGAAAAACAAAAGGACGTGCTGGAAGGGTTTCGTGACAAGCTCGAGATGGTGGTTGCGAAGGTCGCCAAGCGCCTGGGGCTGCAGGTCATTGTGGATAAAAGTAAGGGCGGCGCGACCATCTATCATGAGGAGGGGTTGGACATTTCAAGCCAAGTGATCGAAGAGTTCAACCGAGAGTTTCCCTAGCATCTGGAGGTAGGTCATGATGGGTGCAGCGAGAGCGATAGTGATAGGCATCGTGTTATCGCTGGTGCAGTGGGTGGGGCCGCTTTTCGCCAACGACACGCTCCGCGTCGGTGTCATGGATCAACAGATGGTCATGGAACGGAGCAAGGCTGGGAAGCTGGCTCTTGAAGATGTGAAGGGATATTCCATGACCAGGCAAAAGATCATCAATTCGGATGAGCAAGAGCTCAAGGATCTGGAACAGTCCTTACAAGATCCGAATGCCAAGCTCACCGACACGGCAAGGCAAGAAAAGGAAGAGCAGCTGCGGGGGAAGGTGGAAGCGTATCAGCGCCGTCTTCAAGAGTTCAATCGCGAGGTCCAACTGAAGCAGCGCGAGATGGTTGCGGAATATTCACGAAAGATCGCCGTAGCGGCTCAAGCCGTGGCTCAGAAGGAGGGCTATACGGCCATCCTTGATAAAGGCAGTGACGCATTGCTGCGCGTCGTGCTGTATCATCAACCGGCGTTGGATGTGACGGAGTTGATCATCAAGGAGTTTGATCGGCAGAACCCTTAACATCGGATTTATCTCTGCAGAGAGGAGGCAGCGTCGATGGCATCCGTCGAACAAGCTGAAATTCAGACATTACTTCCGCACCGGTATCCTTTTTTGCTGGTGGATCGGGTCAAAGAGTTTGAGCCGCATAAGAGGATTGTCGGGTTCAAGAACGTGACGGTCAATGAGCCGTTTTTTCAGGGACATTTCCCGGGACGCCCCGTTATGCCTGGGGTGCTCATCATTGAGGCGATGGCTCAAGTCGGCGGCGTGCTGGTCTTCAAGTCGGGAGGGCCGATCGGAAAAACCACTTTGTATCTAACGGGTATCGATGAGGCCAAGTTCCGGAAGCCCGTGGTTCCTGGCGATCAGCTTCGTTTTGAGATCGAAGTGATCAAGAAACGTCCACCGTTCTGGAAAATGCAAGGGAAAGCATTCGTAGACAACGAAGTAGTGTGCGAAGCGGTGGTGACCGCCATGGTGATGGAGGAGAAGACCGAAACACGGCAATAATGAGTCGTCATGCGGCAATCTCTGGGATCAAAGATGTGGAGTGCCGACGAAACAGTGAGGCGGCGGCTGACGAATAGTCGTTGACGTTTGATGCGTGTAAAGGGGGCAAGTGTGAAGATACATCCAGCAGCGATCGTCCATCCCAAGGCGAGTCTCGATGATGATGTAGAAATAGGACCGTTTTGTGTAATCGGGGAACACGTCTCGATCGGAAAAGGCAGCCGACTGCTTTCCCATGTGACTATCGATGGATGGACAGAGATCGGGGAGCGGAACGAAGTGCACCCGTTCGCTTCGATCGGAGGGCCACCTCAACATCTGGGCTACAAGGGAGAGCCGACCAAGGTCATCATCGGTCATGACAACGTCATTCGCGAATATGTCACCGTCAATCGAGGAACTGTGCAAGGAGGCGGGGTGACGTCGATCGGATCAAAGAGTGTTCTGATGGCCTACGTGCATATGGCGCATGATTGCCATGTCGGCAATCATGTGATCATGGCCA is a genomic window containing:
- the fabZ gene encoding 3-hydroxyacyl-ACP dehydratase FabZ, which codes for MASVEQAEIQTLLPHRYPFLLVDRVKEFEPHKRIVGFKNVTVNEPFFQGHFPGRPVMPGVLIIEAMAQVGGVLVFKSGGPIGKTTLYLTGIDEAKFRKPVVPGDQLRFEIEVIKKRPPFWKMQGKAFVDNEVVCEAVVTAMVMEEKTETRQ
- a CDS encoding OmpH family outer membrane protein; amino-acid sequence: MMGAARAIVIGIVLSLVQWVGPLFANDTLRVGVMDQQMVMERSKAGKLALEDVKGYSMTRQKIINSDEQELKDLEQSLQDPNAKLTDTARQEKEEQLRGKVEAYQRRLQEFNREVQLKQREMVAEYSRKIAVAAQAVAQKEGYTAILDKGSDALLRVVLYHQPALDVTELIIKEFDRQNP
- the bamA gene encoding outer membrane protein assembly factor BamA; amino-acid sequence: MVFSVLWGVLDALAQTPEVKVTSIEIRGVKRIEVPAIAGRLTLKANDPYTPENVRGQVKILYDTGFFEDVQVETESVAEGMSVTFVVREKPFITEIVFDGNQSLTDEKLKEKTTIRNQTFLDQQLVKESTENIRQAYQHDGYYNAQVTPVIETLDEDRKRLMFHIIEGEKARIKTVVFEGLRAATKNEMFAVMSTREWIPWYGFFTKWKLPSVVSDAGVLKRDELTNDVERLKEVLLNKGYFNVRVGQPAVELSEDKQWFIITYHISEGEPFTIGEIGFRGHTVFEEPELREGLRMKEGEIFQRAKIRDEITRLTDMYGSKGYSFAEVMPGVNPNNEERTVGIIFNIKEGEMMRIRQINIYGNDKTRDNVIRREIRVDEQDVIDTASLKRSFQRLNNLNFFETVEILPAQISADKVDLNVRVKEKPTGMFSLGGGFSTLDRLVAIADITQGNLGGYGYLGRIRGQLGQRRSLGSITFRNPYLNDSLTSLQLDGYSSFTNYLSYFEQRTGGNITLGRWLSEYVTGSVSLFAEQIRFSDPQFGICPDLVPIVCRQLGTRSSTGFRTTMFRDTRDYYIDPRSGWRIGGGFDVGTPYMGGTNNFIKYYVDVIKVTPLPFDLRTSLRARYGEVKAMGGTEVPLNERFFVGGINTMRGFAFGRAGPTVPTTHAPFGAVRQLIFNAELIFTISTEAKLNGVIFFDYGKGFDDGEPLSIDLRPAAGLEGRWISPFGPLRVAYGINLDARTGERFGVFEFTIGTLF
- a CDS encoding OmpH family outer membrane protein yields the protein MAGLNRNSRWGRVRWIEWISISAVIAIPLVFGGCVGSGAKVDGKVGVINSQRLLNETNAGKRAKDNLASFSKNRQALMELEERELRRMEEDFIKQSSILSPTAKRDREEQFRRRMQEYQQKAAELNREVQEKQKDVLEGFRDKLEMVVAKVAKRLGLQVIVDKSKGGATIYHEEGLDISSQVIEEFNREFP